GTTTGGCTGAACGTACATAAGCTGTTTCTttccctctttctcttttctttttctcttttgatggtctggtatagccacctgttTTTCGCTTGAaagatggggagaaaagtagtacccgtgtaatcgcgtgaagatttggttgtattttatttttggttacttttgagcccggataacacgagccagGCGATACTAATATCATTTGCTTCTTCgtaggtagttggttcttaagtcttttgcagggtaagcatgctaccacactagccttggtggtttaggtctAAAAACtagggtgagtgaggcattcaagagccctaagcatgggtgcgattacgtgtcgcggttgtaagaccaagaaagccctggcgatgaccttgtgtgactagctgtggttctgATGGAGGAGCCGAAAGAGTGAGCCTTGGAAGCAGTTCCAATGACGAAGGGAAGCAATGACaagaaagcctccaacttggtcgaggtatacgggggttgacattcccccggaggtacaatcttttgttctttcctctcaatattgttgttcttcatgctatgaggacatagcatcgtttaagttggggggagggatatatatatatgctatatatatgttgttgagacttatctctttttgttttcgttaaaattttaaaatttttgctcTTACTTGCAATTCTCCCTTGTTAGTAGTGATTTCGCTTGCTAGATactttaattatgctcaattgTGTCAATATGGCAAGAGTCACGTATCCTGTCGAATTTGATTATATGTTTGAATCTTTGTCACAAGCATATACATGAACAttgatgaacaagttgagcctaaaagtcaagtcaagtcaagtgttgtgcatcgctagagtagagattcattcttaagcatcccatgctttttgctttcattttccgCATTTGcgtaaatattattttttattcatgCTTAAGTAGTGTTTATATCTCTTGTGCATCTTGTTTGGAGTTGTTagcgtacttaggaaatgattcaaggcatttttgcttgattatACCACATAAGAGTCACTTTGTCCTTATTTTGAACCATAGTCCGAGTCTCTTCCGTTGTGCAAACCTAGGTAACCGGATGTTCGGAGGGTTATGTGTCTATAGTTTTCAATGTTTTAAGAAGGTTtgggggtggtgtgaatgtgatagaagtggTGGGGATGCAAAAAGGCGAAAATTGGTACATGATTCcttatctctcctctcccactacAAATGTTAAAactccaaattttcatctcgCTCTCCAAGCCCTTAACATtggcccctcaatctctctccttacaaatctcacctcaaatgaccctattcctcaaagaaaaatcaaagaaatgctatgaaaaAGCAACATCATATctgaaagagggttgaatactatgatgagaggattggtgtgacctCTAGGCTAGCTTACATTCCGGATGAAAAGAGTCCGATGGAAAGGGGGAGCTCGAGGCTTAATGCCATGAGAAGCCGGATGAGGATGACGAGTATGTGTGGtagagtcggtggtagtagtttttctttatttctttttcgtaattttgtttggtgtttggccgatatgtggtcatgccttgggtagtttagggtcggTAGTGGCCAAAAGTAGTTGACCCGAGCTAATATATGGCCACTACATTTTGTAGTCCCGTTTctctttgtatccaaggtcgttataagctaataaagtcctccgttgatcttttgtacgctaATTAACTCCATTTGATGCATGATTGATATCTATTACTTTTTGAGTATGATTTGTTCCTTGACGTGCATAGTTGTGAATAATTAGCTTTCCTTTCGTTCTTAGCGCTCATTCGATAGCATGCATAGCTTTTTGTCTCTGGCTAttgcatttactcgctagcgcttgTCATGGGATGTATCTTATATCTCACTGAGTAAAAAGTTGAATAAGAGcgtatccttgtgagttttggaGTCGAAACTCGTTGTGGTGCATGCATGCTTGACTACTCTAATATGGTAAAATTTGTTCAtcctagttcatggcatgtttgtCTGTGGATTGCATGTACTCAGATTTGAAGGGCTGTTTTGGACTCTTGCCTAGTTGTAGTAGTTGAGCATAATTTTTGTATCTTGAATCTCGGGAAGATTGCATAGCTTAGTTAAGTATGTTTTGctttagtttgctagggactagcaacgctcaagttggggggtgtgatacgcacctaagattgcttgatcgtggtgcttaagtccgttagttagaagtgcttttagcttttattgtcgtttttagtcGATATTGCTCGTGaggtagtttgtttagtgtttcaggcaaaacgcccttaaaaggcgtgttttggatgcaaagtcaacccccaagttaattcaagactcatcgctcggtggaacttgtgccaaagtgaccaaagaacgaaggcgaggagcatcgggcaagccaacggtcgtcgggtgtcaagttttggaggctggcctgaagaccagaagataagctccccgtatcgatacggattttggaccgtatcgatacgcgtttgttatCTTTCCAATcagagagtcccgtatcgatacggccataatctgtatcgatacgggattgttacgggagattggccttttcagcttaacgatgtggtatcgatactttgcttattctgtatcgatacggagagcttccgaccagatattttgctactttttggactttccatttatggaatacttgccttttatagtatgtttttagatatttgaggagagagaaacccattgtgtataaataggggtctcctctctcccctttgttatctaggtctttaatagcttttaattttcctccattaatgtctttcaagcttttctagtgtaattccttaagaactcaagtaagtaattctcgtttgttaatttctcgtttattaaagttgttcctacggactagatcttttataatatcaagtttgttttcgttttcatcggttaaaagtcatgtctcgtttttatgctttctttcatgctttagctatgtgtgagtagttgataggccaagtctcggggtaatctttcccgagtacttaggtggttatttggttctcaaaccttcgggcttaaaatcttggttttcggaatttcattaacctagcctttttggtctaagcgaggcgtgttaactccttggtatgaagtttagtcaagcggtcttggcaagcgacataccgagggctcgtggccccctacgtgttagatacattagcaaaaataggttgatttaattccggttaatcacctcttttgataaacgtagtcattaaagctaaatcttccgggcgtgagcacgcggtcgtggctctcgcctgagttatattgagaacctgTAACGGCtaaagtcaagggttagacgatccctagacttgcctccttttagtttattaagcgttatcctagtcttttgccttggcaattttcatcgtttcaaagcaaaaccaagttggccgtcttaaacgccacaatccaccatataaaacctacaatccgattaagctacattcgaattctctgtgggtacgatcccggacttccggatattatgctaccaacgacctagccctacgcttggggttttcaaccttatatttgaaggcgaggtttgaaggcgaagcaccTTCCACCTGTATCCTTTTCGGAAACTTGGCGTTGCAGTCATCCATGGTCCATAAGCATTCCCTTTGATACAATCCTCCAATACATCTTTATTTCTGGTAGTGCATTCCCTAATATCATGATCAAGCATGCCACAATAGTGACACAGCCCAGGCAGCCGCTCATATTTGTAATCCACCCAACATTTAACTCCATTACCCAACACAATATTCCCGCCACGCCGAAGCGGTCGGTTCAAAGGAATCCGAACCCGCACACGAATATAGCGACCCCAATCCCCTTTCTCTGTCACCTTGTTCACCTCTAAAATAGATCCAATACGGCGACCTATTTCCTTACCAATTTCTGGAGTAATACATTCGAAAGGAAGACCCCATAATTGAATCCAAAAATCAATCTCATTGAAGTCTACCGTGTTCGCTTTCATGCCAGCTTCCCACCTGCGAAGTAATAATACCATATTATCAAAACACCATGGACCCCCGTTCACCACCCGTTGAAGATCCATCTCGTTGGCAAACCGGAAGTGAAAGAGATTATCTCCTACATCAACCACCCGAAGCCCATCTGGTGATCCCCAAACCTTCCGCATCGTATCTTTCAAAGCAGCTCTGCTAAAACCTCTTCTGGTGAGCAGCTTCCCCACCAGACTCACCGAACAATCCACAATAGCCCGCTCCCGAAGGGAAGCGTCAATCACGATATCATCTGCCTCCTCTGGAGTAAGAGAAAACTTACTCAATTGTTCCACGATCTCCTTCGACATCACTGAAGGAAACTAGAAAACAAACCTAAAAATCGATGAAAAAGAACAGATCCAGTACCCGAAAACACCGCTTTCTCACACCCCAAGCCTATTCCTCCCCTCGCCAGATGAGACAAAGGAAAGAAATGAAACTAAGAGTAGAAAAAGATCAGAGAAAGTGGGGCAAAACGAAAACCCTAGAGAGAAACTCttgagagagaagctctcatGTTGAGAGAGGAATACCTTTCATTTTTCTGAAATAGAATCAGTTTAACCGGACATCTATTGATACATCGACGGATCCAATATTTCTTTGCATAACAAAAATCTCAAACCATGTATTTTAAATGCTTTGTTCATGCATGTACCTAACTGATATCCGACCGAGTTTTTTTGTAACGGATACATTCTTCTCTGCGAGACCCACTAtatgaacagttcggatcattgTTGAGGGTACGAAATGAGATAAAAATTCAACTGTTCGGACGGGTATGAAGGATAAGGGCATGGAGGGAGGCTTAACGCCCATAACCAATCACAAAAGTTTGTGACACAACATAAATGTGGAACAtaccttttgaattttttttttttttatcttccaTACCTTTTGAATTGTTcctacgatttttttttaataactcaacTGTTATTTAACGAAAAAATTACGCATCTTAAAGTTTGACTCAATTATCGATCCTGAAAAAAAGTCacaatcttttcattttgaatttcaaTTGGATCATGACAATTGATAATAATCAATGGCAGGTAACAATCTATTCACTTTGAATTCCAATTGGATCATGACAATTGAGAATAGTCAATGGCAGAAGGACGAGAGAGCAGCGGCAAAATTGAAGGAACTCAACGAATGGCTTCCGGTCACATCATCTCGCAACGCGAAATGGTGGTTCTCAGCATTTCACAATGTCACTACCATGGTCGGTGCCACCGGCTCCTCGGTCTTCCTTTTATGGTGTCTGAGCTTGGATGGTATCCCATTTTATCTCTCGAGTTTGTGTGATTGTGGTATATCATATGTCTGCCGCATTTTTCTAGGGTATGCATCACTTGTTACATTCTAATATATCCATCACTCTTTGCGTGACCAGTGAAACAGATTTGTATGTCCATGTCCTGTCATCGTCCGTTAGAATCATATTCGATCAGACGTAGTGGATAGTGGatatgtattatttttttttgacctCTCAATATTATACCTTGACATAGGtgaataaaaattgatgtgtATCGGCTGATGTACCGGTACTCAGCCGATCCTTATCGGCATAGTCGATGTGGCTGATCAACGAGTAACACAGCCAGTTTTTAGAGCCGTTCCATATGTTGGCCGGTTGGCCCCCCTTTGTTCTACATCTAGATCTGTGCATAGAAAAGAGGACCAAGTTGACCAACAGATAATTGATAGTACTAGACTAGATGAATTGAAAGACATGAGAACCGCCCTGAGAGTTCCGAATATAATGCCAAAGTCGGACCGAAGTGACGTTTCACTTCAATTTCCTGCAACTTTCAGACAATGTTACCACTGTTCCTCTACCGAATGAAGTTCCGCAATCCAGAAACAAAATCATGTAGTAAAACATAACCTGAAGTCTACCGAATGAAGTTGCGCAATCCAGAAACAAAATCGTGCAGTAAAACATAACACAACGTATTTTGATTAGCTAGTCTGCAAGATGGGGCGCGAGATAACGGAAGAAATCTACCTGCAGGCACTTTTCCATTATGTATTTACTCTACGAAgatcatctcggaatcaaccaTTATTTCTAGCAAGAGGCAATTTCAATTGCAGTTCCCGACTACGTCTATTGATCAGGCACTGGGACAATAGTGCAGAGGCTGAGCACTTGCGTACTCACATAAGTGTCCAGCTCATGTACCAGAGTTCGAGCCCGGGGAACACCCCTCCTTTTgctaaatacaaaaaagaatttaaaaaagaagaagacaagtAACTACGTCTATCGATCAGGATGACTCGGCACAATCaagatttgatatttttttcatgtggagagagagagcgcgtcCCGGATACAAAACTCTACGAAAGTAACCCCATAAAGTAATGAGAAAGGTTTGGCTTCCAGAGGTCTCTTGACCTTGTCGTTCtgtgttaaaaataaatttataaaaacttggAGTTAATTACTACTCCGTAAAATAGTGGTTAATACCGAGTGTCGATTCTCAGGAACAGTATGGCTAAGTTACGCTAAATTCGAttaacttctagattaattcgaACATAAAAAGTTGGATTGATTTGACTTTGAGAActgattaaataaagaaaacaattaaagtaAGAGTTTGAAAGTTGATGAGTAAAAGATccagggtttcgaatccactcctACCACGTAATAACGATATACACAGACTAGGTTTAATTATTTGAATCAGAATGGATTATTGCCAGGACTTGCAAACCCTTTCGATATTCGTCAAGGAAATAATTGCGTGGTTAAAAGGtatagactatcccatagcacggaccgtttctaacggcacgatccgtcttacgagcataatctattTCAAAACTCCAATCACAATCGATGAAAactgtgtggcccgtgattcgTCGATCTGCAGCCCTCCTCCGTTGGTTCGCTGGTTTCCTGTCTTCTCCTCGAGTCCTGCacaatgaacgcacgactaagacctggccggtgttacccggcaaggccctccggcgagaggataagaaTGTGCGGAGAATCAAGTGagaagttagggttttttggTAGTGTAGAGAGCGTACCTTCCGAGATAATCatccttcagtatttatagaATCTCCCCGACTTGTCCTCCAAGCATCGtcatgtgccttgcacgaaTCAGATGGCGTCATTGTGACCTCACAGAATAGATCCGATAACCGTTTTGGCGTGAGCTGGCACCTTTCATGTGCGCTCACCATTATCCTCTAGCGTAACTGTTTCTGTCACGTGGAGGGCCACGTGGCCCGGCGGGTGGCCAAGCCTTGTACGTAATCGAACTCTGTTCCTGGCCGAACCTGATACACAGCCGAGCCCGATGGGCGGCATGTGCGAGGATCACGTCAACAAGTGCGCCAACTATGGTGGCCGTGCTTGAATTACGTACGGTGCAATAGCTCCTTAAAGAATCTTCCCAACGGTGATTCTCGGCCAGCAGCCGAACCCAGTTCAGGCACGGCAGTGGCGCCGGCTGCGAGTGGTTATGTTCGATCCGCTACAAAAATCATTgtataactcgtatttgaaagcGTGCATAcgaatactcaatagattaaaatCATTACAAATCTTTCCatttgatcaaaacaaaacgGGTTCTTAGTcatacaatcgatccgaattaTAAACCAAAATCTTACGCATAAATAGAATTACTTGATACGAAGTTTCATCTTTCCCCTAGAGAATAAAATTAGCCAGCCATCGAAACCGGAGTCTTGCTTTGTTTCTGTGATGTCCTCGTCTCCGTTCCACGGCCGAGAGTCCCACGGCTGACTCGGCTGAGAATTTCCTGTCCAAAAATTGATGCCGAGGTAGGCAAGTCAGATTCATCAAATAGGGTTTTGTATTTTAATGTATTAACTACATAAAGGCCCTTTCACTTTGTGTAATTGTAAACTAACAATACAACTTTGAAACATTATGCACCATGACCCCAAGCTTCTCTACACTTCTCTTTACTCAACCCAATTTGCACGTGCAACTCCCCTCCAAGATCTCCCAACTTCGCAGCAACACTCCGTAAGACCTTTCAATTTACACGTTTTCGCAACTGTCGGTCTCGAAGGCCTGCAATCACCACAAAACGCTAAAATATATCAAGTAGCAATGTAAACGGACCAACAAAGCGTAGATTAGGCGgattaaatgggtgcttttcacCACCTATCACCTCTCCCTGCCTATCCAAAGCCAAAACTCATCCCAGACGAACCCCATTCGCAGTCCGAAAAACAGCCACACCAAACGCTATCCTTCCCCCAACATTTAGAGTTAACGGCGATGAAATGAGGTTTCATTGCCGTTAGGTAGGGAAGGGCATGGGTTTTAAAGGAAATAGTTTTAAAAGATTCGCGACTGTTGTTGTACCTGATTTATGCTGCATAGCATTCGATACTCCTCCAGGGTTATCGTTACACTGTCAGCTACCATTATTTACAAGCTCCATCACACTCCTTCGTTATCTCTTTGTCCTCAGCACACACAAAGGTATTATCAGATGGTTAAGATGGAAATCATCTCCAAGGAGTCCATCAAACCTTCCTCTAAAACACCCGATCGCCTCAGAACCTTTCGACTCTCAATGTTAGATCAATTCACTCCACCTTCCAGCTATGTCCCTCTTATTCTTTACTACTCATATGATGAGAGTACTAGCAACGTCAAGCAAGCCAAGACTTCGTCTCTCCTAAAAAGATCGCTCTCGGATGCCTTATCTCTCTACTACCCATTAGCTGGAAGGATGACAAGTGAAAGCGCTGTCGATTACAACGATCAAGGCGTTGATTTCTTAGAAGCCCGGGTTGATGCCAGCCTCTCAGAAATCCTCAGGCGTCCGCAAGTTAAAGTATTGACTCAATTTGTTCCAAGCACAAGTGAAGGAAGTGGTGGTTTCCTATTGGGCATTCAGTCGAACTACTTCAACTGTGGGGGTATAGCTATTGTTATCTCCATTTCCCACAGAACTGCTGATGCATGCACCTTGAGCATGTTTGTTAAGGCATGGGCAGCCACGGCTCGTGGCAATACCAATACGGTGACGCCCAGTTTCGTCACGTCCTCTCTCTTCCCGCCCAAAAAACGGTTTGGGCAGCCGATGAGTTTTGAAAGCCCGAAACATTGGGCAGACACTCGAAGGTTCTGCTTCAGTAGCTCAAAAATAGCTGCTTTGAGAGCTGAAGTTGGGGCCACTGTGGTTCAGCCTACCCGTGTTGAGGTTGTAACGGCAACGATTTGGAAGCGCGCCATGGCTCAAAAAGGGCGTGACCAATGCCGCCGGTCAGTGGCGTGTCATGCGGTGAATATAAGGGGGAGGATGGACCCGCCTTTACCGGAATGTACATTCGGGAACCTCGTCTGGGGAGCAGATGTGTCGGGATACCGTGAGCTGGATTTGGGTGAGCTGGTGAGCAAGATGAGAGAAGCGGTTGGGAAAATTGACGGCGAGTTTTTGAAAGAGTTGCAAGGGGAAAATGGATATGATGTGGCTGTGAGACATTCTAACAAGGCAGTGGAGTGGTTCTTGGACAAGGAAGTGGATTGCTTCCTGTTTACTAGTTGGTGTAGGTTCCCGTTTTACGAGTCGGATTTCAGTTGGGGGTAAGCCTATCTGGGTGAGTAGTGCAAGTTGGGCTGCTCTGAACACGATTGTGCTGATGGATTCCATGACCGATATTGACGGAATAGAAGCATGGTTCACAATGGCCGAAGACTGTACATATGATGAAATTTGAAGAGGCGGCCAAGCTCCTATCCGCCTCTTCAAATTTCAGTTGTTATGCCTTCGTTATGCATTTCGGTTTCTCTCTAAAcaacttccatttccatttccagtttGATggtaacttcttcttcttctcttgttGCTTTCTGTCTTCTTTCTGCTTTTGAAGTGAAAATTTTTagatggtaataatcaaaacatacAAGGAATGTTTCTTTTGGGGTAATTTGAATCAATTTCGCCAAACGCAACTTTTAATCACATGGCCTGGACTACAAATCGGAGCTTCCTTCCACAACGATTTTGCCCATGTCTATACTATATTGATTTCAAACCTTTTCCCTCCACCCCAACAGAACAAATGCCACACGAATTATAACTAGAGTTTTGTAtgttcttaataaaataaaataaaaatcgcGTTTCTTTGTTTGAGTCAAACTTTTATATAATATTGGTTCGTTTCGACAAgagtaattgaaaaaataaaaaattgtatgACTTCtgcacaaatatttttggaaatatccaagacAAAGTCCGAAAACCAGACTTTTTGTGCTTTTGCTTATATATTTcttgtaaaagtcataattttttactttttcgattcctctcgtcaagaagAACCAATATTAagtaaaaatttggtgcaaaactaacaaatgggaaaaagttttaataaggacaaaacaaaaagttgtgGTCCACAACTTGTTAGTTAGTGAAAACGGATCCGGAAACCCTGCCAGCAGTGCAGAGTGCATCTAGACCGTCCATCTCTACAGTCAACTGCAGAGAAGGTTGTGTGGTTCAATTTGAATTGTTCATCCTGGAAATCAATGGTTCTAATTTGTTGAATCTATTATTAGTAAAAGTCTATTATTAACTATAGaagattgaaaacaaatctgGTCCATTAAAAATACTATCCAACAATTGTGATCACTTGGACCGCACCTCTGCAGTCCAATTTTGGATTGCAAACAAGCCCGATtcaaaagtttaactcttccctggaaaagtttgtttttagtCCGGACCGCTAAAATGTTGTAACAGAACGTTATGAACTCAActagaacgagaaattgaaacaaaacaagCAATCAACAAAGATAAAAGATATACGTGATTCCCCAATATGGATACGTCCACAGgcgaggggaggagagagagagagagagagattcactATCGAATGGGGAGAAGAATACAAAGAGCTGACTATCCGTAACTCTAGagaggccacaatatgaaagagGGGCAACAAAAGAATCCAAGGATCAAACCCTAAAAGTCTCCCCAAAAGTCTATTCATAATAGGGCACGAAAACTGGGTTTAAAACCCATGCTGTACGTTGACCGTCATAAGGTCGCTCAAGCCATGTAATTGGATTGCTTGAGCGAGGTCCTTTTCCACGCGACGGACAGAGATTCAAAGACCTTCACTAGGTCGCTCGAGCCAGCTTATCAGACCGCTCGAGCCAGCTAAtcaaaatttcagaaacttAATTCAAGGCAAATTCTAACAAACACGTTTGGAGGATCCAGATGTGCTCGGCAACGCTACTCCCAATCCAGTGAAAACACCCCCTAAAAGTAAACAGTAGTATATGCACTTGCACATTAGGACTAGACAAGGAATTCGGAGATTACTACATAGCGTACGATGATTAATTTCGGAAAATAATTAGGGAACATACCCTACTTTTTCAGATAAAAATGGTGAAAAATATTCGCAGAAAATAGAACGTGcggttcaaaattttttattttataactcAAATATTCTGACCAATTTATGCGCATATCAACTAATCTTGGAAGATCACTTCTGTCCACTATTCTAGACTTGATC
This DNA window, taken from Rhododendron vialii isolate Sample 1 chromosome 8a, ASM3025357v1, encodes the following:
- the LOC131298751 gene encoding uncharacterized protein At4g02000-like — protein: MSKEIVEQLSKFSLTPEEADDIVIDASLRERAIVDCSVSLVGKLLTRRGFSRAALKDTMRKVWGSPDGLRVVDVGDNLFHFRFANEMDLQRVVNGGPWCFDNMVLLLRRWEAGMKANTVDFNEIDFWIQLWGLPFECITPEIGKEIGRRIGSILEVNKVTEKGDWGRYIRVRVRIPLNRPLRRGGNIVLGNGVKCWVDYKYERLPGLCHYCGMLDHDIRECTTRNKDVLEDCIKGNAYGPWMTATPSFRKGYRWKAQLVHQCSCICL
- the LOC131297959 gene encoding stemmadenine O-acetyltransferase-like, which gives rise to MVKMEIISKESIKPSSKTPDRLRTFRLSMLDQFTPPSSYVPLILYYSYDESTSNVKQAKTSSLLKRSLSDALSLYYPLAGRMTSESAVDYNDQGVDFLEARVDASLSEILRRPQVKVLTQFVPSTSEGSGGFLLGIQSNYFNCGGIAIVISISHRTADACTLSMFVKAWAATARGNTNTVTPSFVTSSLFPPKKRFGQPMSFESPKHWADTRRFCFSSSKIAALRAEVGATVVQPTRVEVVTATIWKRAMAQKGRDQCRRSVACHAVNIRGRMDPPLPECTFGNLVWGADVSGYRELDLGELVSKMREAVGKIDGEFLKELQGENGYDVAVRHSNKAVEWFLDKEVDCFLFTSWCRFPFYESDFSWG